From a region of the Myroides sp. JBRI-B21084 genome:
- a CDS encoding TerB family tellurite resistance protein, with amino-acid sequence MDIIILLLNLIHNLKLKIMLYQDIYDSGFKERNKGHFASIVRVAFNDGAYTQTERDFIDALANKLDISEEDYKAILKNPNGYPVNPPYLQEQRIERLYDLARMVFINYILGPEQKATLRKFTSALGFAGNIPAITDKALSLLVMEYNLEDFKREMDVYIKEQNKKAS; translated from the coding sequence TTGGATATTATTATTTTATTGTTAAATTTAATACATAATTTAAAATTAAAAATTATGTTGTACCAAGATATATATGACAGTGGATTTAAAGAGCGAAATAAAGGGCATTTTGCTTCAATTGTACGCGTAGCATTTAACGATGGCGCATACACACAAACCGAACGTGATTTTATTGACGCGCTCGCTAACAAACTAGATATAAGCGAAGAAGATTACAAAGCTATTTTAAAAAACCCAAATGGGTACCCTGTAAACCCACCATACTTACAAGAACAACGTATTGAACGTTTGTACGATTTAGCACGTATGGTTTTTATAAACTATATTTTAGGTCCTGAACAAAAGGCAACTTTACGCAAGTTTACGTCGGCTTTAGGTTTTGCAGGAAATATTCCTGCCATTACAGATAAAGCGTTAAGTTTACTGGTAATGGAATATAATTTAGAGGATTTTAAACGCGAAATGGACGTTTATATTAAAGAACAAAACAAAAAAGCGAGTTAA
- a CDS encoding deoxycytidylate deaminase produces MENQSKLNKYDKAYLKIAKEWGQLSYCKRKKVGAIIVKDKMIISDGYNGTPSGFENCCENDEGITKWYVLHAEANAILKVAKSTQSCNNATLYITMSPCKDCSKLIHQAGIVRVVYQNSYKDLSGVDFLKRAGVEVIQIDDLSSLLYE; encoded by the coding sequence ATGGAAAACCAATCAAAGCTGAATAAGTACGATAAAGCCTACTTAAAAATTGCAAAAGAGTGGGGGCAGTTGTCTTATTGCAAGCGTAAAAAAGTGGGTGCCATTATCGTAAAAGATAAAATGATTATATCTGACGGGTATAACGGAACACCATCGGGTTTTGAAAACTGCTGCGAAAACGATGAAGGAATTACCAAATGGTACGTGTTGCATGCCGAAGCTAACGCTATTTTAAAAGTTGCAAAATCTACGCAATCATGTAATAATGCTACCCTTTACATAACTATGAGTCCTTGTAAAGATTGTAGTAAATTAATACATCAAGCCGGTATTGTTCGTGTTGTTTACCAAAATAGCTATAAAGATTTATCGGGTGTTGATTTTTTAAAAAGAGCTGGAGTTGAAGTGATACAGATTGATGATTTAAGCTCTTTATTATATGAGTAA